TGGTGAGCGACTTGGTGACCGTGCGTCCACCGTTGGTCGTGATCTTGACCGATCCGGTCGGGGCATAGCCCGGCGCGGTGACCTTGACGACGACGTCGGCCTGCTTCGAGCCGCCGTCGGCGATGACCTTCACCGACGGCTTGACGCGCACCCGCCCGCTGGGGCCGTACGTCTTGGTCAGGCTGCCGTTGCTGGACTTCGCGACCACGGTGACGCTGAGCCGGTGGCCGACGTCGGCCGAGGTCGGCCGGTACTTCTCGGTCGTCGCCCCCGAGATCGGCGTGCCCTCGCGGGTCCACTGGTAGGAGAGCTTCACCGACCGGCTGAACTTGCCCGGGTCGACCTGCATCAGGCCACCGAGGCGGGTGCCGCCCTTCACGAAGCCGTCCGTGGTCTGCTCGAGACCGTCGGGCATCTGCGGCGGCTCGGTCGGCTTCGGCGGCTTCGGCGCCTGGCCACCGCCGACGAGCGAGCTCGCGAAGGCGTAGGACTGCTTCGGCCGGTAGCCGGTCTTCACCCCGACGAGCACGGCCCCGATCCTCTTCCCGTCGGCCGCTGCGGGCACCTTCAGGAAGCGGGACTTGCCTCGCGCGATCAGCTTCTTGCCCGCGTACCACCGGATCTCTCCGATCCGTGCCCCGGGCGAGTAGTACGCGCCGCCGAGGGCGATCGTCGAGCCCACCTTCTGGGCGCCGGTGATCCGCGGCTGCTTGCGCACCGAGAGCGTGCCCTGCTTGATCGGCGGCAGGATCTCGCTCATCGTCTTGGCCTTCGTGTAGTCACGACGGGTGCCGGTGAGCACCGCCGCGATCTGCTTGCCGGCCATGCGCGCGGGGATGTGGTAGGTCTTGTTGGTCGCACCCGGGATGGGCTTGCGGTCCACGATCCACTGGTAGCGGATCTTGTTGGGGTTGGGCTTCCACGAGCCGGTGTTGACCGTGACCGACCTGCCCACCTGCGCGGTGCCGCTGACCGTCGGTCGCTTGGTGACCGAGAGTCGCTGGTCGTTGAAGTGGATGAACCCGGTCGGGTAGTTCCGCGAGCCCTTGGTGATCTTGCGCCAGCTGAGGTCGCTGCCGTAGTTGGACTCCGAGATCGTGATCGAGCTCGACGAGACCCGCTCGACGTAGGCGACGTGGCCGAACCGGCTCGAGCTCGGGTGCGAGGAGTGCCACCAGGCGATGGCGCCGACGCTCGGCGTGCGGTTCGTCAGGTTGCTCAGCGCGACACCCCAGTTGGTGGCGTTGCCCTCGCCCGACCAGGGGCGAGCGTTCGGCAGGCCGGTCTGGATCATGCGGTACGCGGCGTAGTTGGTGCAGTTGCGGCCGGCGTACATGCGCCAGTACATGCTGCCCCACGCGTTCTCATAGCCGGCTGTGGAGTAGCCCTTGCCACGGCAGTCCGAGAAGCCGGAGCAGAGCATCGTCGTGCCCGCCTGCGCCGGTGAGGCCAGCTTGGGGATGACCTGGACACCGAGGCCGACGAGCAGCAGAACCGCGCCGGCGACCAAGGTCCGACGCAGCGCCCCGCCGGGCTTCCCCACCCGGCGCGACTCCTGTGAATACTGATGTTTCTGTGACTTAAGGGGCACGTGTGCACTTTAGGGAAACTTGTCAATCATTGATACCGGTGTGTCGGAATTACAACAGTGTATTTTTACTTTTCACGCTCAGCGACTCCCAAGAACGGGCAACAACCGGGCTATAAATGTCTCGAAATCCGGGCAGAATGAGAGGATCCAGGCATGCCTGGAACCAATCTCACGCGCGCCGAGGCCACCGCTAGAGCCGCCATCCTCGACGTCCTCTCCTACGACATCGACCTCGACCTCACCACGGGCTCCGAGACGTTCGGTTCGACGACGACGATCACGTTCACCTCCGCCGAGCCCGGCGCCTCGACCTTCGCCGACCTGGTCGACGCGAAGGTCGACGAGATCACCCTCAACGGGGTCTCGCTCGACCCGGCGGTGGCCTACGCGGACTCCCGGATCCAGCTCGACGACCTCGCCGCCGAGAACGTGCTGGTGGTCAAGGCCGACTGCACCTACTCCCACACCGGCGAGGGGCTGCACCGCTTCGTCGACCCCGCCGACGACCGCGTCTACCTCTACTCCCAGTTCGAGGTGCCCGACGCGCGCCGCGTCTACACCACCTTCGAGCAGCCCGACCTCAAGTCCGTCTTCACCTTCCATGTGACCGCTTCCGAGGACTGGAAGGTCGTCTCCAACTCGCCCTCCCCCGCCCCCAAGGTGCTCTCCGACGGGCTGGCGCGCTGGGACTTCGAGCCCACCAAGAAGATGTCGACCTACATCACCGCGCTGATCGCCGGTGAGTACCACGAGGTCCAGGACGTCTACGAGGGCAAGTTCGGCACCATCCCGCTGGGCCACTACTGCCGCCAGTCGCTGATACCGCACCTGGACCGCGAGGAGATCGTCAAGATCACCAAGCAGGGTTTCGAGTTCTTCGAGGACGCCTTCGACTTCCCCTACCCCTTCGGGAAGTACGACCAGCTCTACGTGCCCGAATACAACATGGGCGCGATGGAGAACGCCGGCGCCGTGACGCTGCGCGACGAATACCTGCCGCGCTCCAAGCAGCCGCGCTCCTTCTACGACTTCCGCGCCTCGGTGATCCTGCACGAGATGGCCCACATGTGGTTCGGCGACCTGGTCACCATGAAGTGGTGGGACGACCTGTGGCTCAACGAGTCGTTCGCCGAGTGGGCCTGCTACCACGCGCAGACCAACGCCACCGAGTTCACCGACGCCTGGACCGGCTTCACCAACGCGCGCAAGCAGACCGGCTACCGCCAGGACCAGCTGCCCACCACGCACCCGATCGCCGCGGACAACTACGACCTGCAGGCCGTCGAGGTCAACTTCGACATGATCACCTACGCGAAGGGCGCCTCGGTCCTGAAGCAGCTCGTCGCCTGGGTCGGGCTGGAGCCCTTCCTGGAGGGCCTGAAGGCCTACTTCAAGGAGTTCGCCTTCGGCAACTCCGAGTTCAAGGACCTGCTGCGCCACCTCGAGGCCGCCTCCGGTCGCGAGCTCCAGGGCTGGGCCCAAGAGTGGCTGCAGACCTCCGGCGTCAACACCCTCGCGCCCGAGTTCACGCTCGCCGACGACGGCACCTACGCCGCGTTCGCGGTGCGCCAGTCGGCCGCTGCCGACTACCCGACGCTCCGTCGCCACCGCATCGGCCTCGGCCTCTACGACCTCGTCGACGGCTCCCTCGTGCGCCGCGACGCGTTCGAGATCGACGTCACCGGTGAGCTGACCGAGGTGCCGCAGCTGGCCGGGGTCAAGCAGCCCGACCTGCTGCTGCTCAACGAGGGCGACCTGACGTACGCCAAGATCCGGCTCGACGAGCGCTCGCTGGCCACCGCGCTGGAGAGCCTGTCCGCGCTCGACGACTCGCTCTCGCGCGCGCTGGTCTGGGGCGCCGCGTGGGACATGACCCGCGACGCCGAGCTGAAGGCCGGCGACTTCGTCGAGCTCGTGCTCGCCAACATCGGCCAGGAGACCGACGCCTGGGGCGTCACCCGCATCCCGGTCTTCGCCGCCCAGGCGGTCGGCACCTTCTCGGCCCCGGCCAACCGCGACGCCCTCAAGGCGCGCTGGGAAACGGGGCTCAAGGAGCTCCTCGAGGCTGCCGCTCCGGGCAGCGACCACCAGCTGACCTTCGCTCGCACGTACGCCTCGGCCGCCCGCTCCGAGACCGCGATCGCCGACCTGGAGGCGCTGCTCTCGGGTGACCTGACCCTCGACGGCCTCGACGTCGACCAGGACCTGCGCTGGGCGCTGGTCACCGGCCTGGCCGCTTCGGGCACCTTCGGCGAGGCCGAGATCGATGCCGAGCTCGGCCGCGACAACACCATCTCCGGCAAGGAGAAGGCCGCCGCTGCCCGCACCGCCCAGCCCACCGCCGAGGCCAAGGAGGCTGCCTGGGACTCGGTCGTCGTGCGCACCGACGTCGCCAACGAGACCGCGCGCTCGATCGTGTTCTCGTTCCAGCGCGGCGGGCAGGACGAGGCGCTCGCGCCGTACGTCGACCGCTACTTCGAGGCCGCCGACACCCTCTGGGAGCACCTCGGCACCCACCGCGCCTCGGTGGTCCTCGAGCACATCTTCCCGAAGCCGGCCGCCTCCCCCGAGCTGCTCGCCAAGGCCGACAAGTGGCTCGAGACCTCCCCCGCCGCCCCCGCCGCCAAGCGCTACGTGCGCGAGGGACGTGACGAGGTCGCCCGCGCCCTCGCCGCTCAGGAGCGCGACGCGCAGTAAACAGCACCCCACCCCTGGTCGAGTCGGCGCGTTAGAACGCGCCGACTCGACGGGATTTTGGGGGCCGACGGGAACGAAAATTCGTTCGCGCGCAGCGAGGGTCGCCCTGGCAAGGTGTCGCCATGAGCTTTCGCTTCGACGCCGACCGCGCGGAGGCGGGCTGGGTCACCGGTGGCCTGCCCGCCTTTCCGGACGATGCGGTCATCCGCAGGTTGCTCTTCGGCCCTGACGGATTCGAGGCGTACGCGAGGGTGCTCGCACTGCCGGACCCCCGCTACCCCGGGCAGTCGGAGAACGACGCCGACGAGCTCGGCACAGATCTGTCCGACGAGGAGATGATCTGCCGCATCGTCGACCTGATGACCGGTTCCGACGACGCCGTCGATCTCCGCTTCCTGCTGTGGGACGGGTGGCCCTATCGCCCGAGCCTTCCGGCCGGGGTCCGGGTCGATCTCGCCGGCATCCGCGAGTATGCAGTCGCCCGGGGCAGGCTCCGTGACTGGGAGACGTGGGCGAGCTCCGGCATCTCACGCGAGTACGCCCCGGGATTCGTGTGGCCCTCGGACCGGAGCTGGTGCGTCGCTTTCGACACCGACCCGCACTTCGCGGGGGTCGGTGGCTCCACCGAGGCGATCGACCGGCTGCTCGAGGATCCGATCCTGACGACGCTCGCTCATCCCGCTGGGGCAGGTCTGCCTCCCGCGTACGACTGAGGCCTCCGGAAACGACGAAGTGGAAGGGAGCCTCTCCCTTCCACTAACAACTTTATAGCGCACATAGGGGCTTGAAACAAGCCCCCCGGATCGGGGCAGAATCACCTCCTCGAACAGGTAAAACACCTGCTCAGACAGGGGATTTCAACACATGCAGGCATTCGATCTCGCGGGTCGCCACGATGCGAAGGCGGACCCGGCACTGATCGCCGACGACGAACGGCACTTCGTCGCCATCGCGCAGAGTCTCGAGGAGCAGGTCGCCGAGCTGAACGAACAGCTCGACGACGTACGCCGCCGACCGGGCGGCCACGGGCAGGAGGCGATGGACCGCGACCTGGAGGTGCACCGGATCGGGGCGCAGCTGCGGATGCTGCGACGGTTCAGCCTCGACCTGTGCCTGGGGCGGACCGTGGCCGACTCCGGCGACACGATCTACATCGGGCGGCTCGGGCTCACCGCCAGCGACGGCACGCGGCTGCTGGTGGACTGGCGCTCGCCGGCCGCGGAGCCGTTCTTCGCGGCCACCCACGGCGACCCGCGCGGGCTGCTGAGCCGCCGACGCTACCGCTGGACCAACGGGCGCATCACCGACTACTGGGACGAGGTCTTCACCGCCGAGGGCCTCGAGGGGCATGCCGCGCTCGATGACCAGTCGGCCTTCATCGCCACGCTCGGCAGCAGCCGCTCGCCGCAGATGCGCGACGTGCTCGGCACGATCCAGGCCGACCAGGACGCCATCGTGCGCGCGTCGTCACGGGGAGCTCTCGTCGTCGACGGCGGCCCGGGCACCGGCAAGACCGTGGTGGCGCTCCACCGCACGGCCTACCTCCTCTACTCCGACCCTCGGCTGAGCGAGAGCCGGGGCGGGGTGCTGTTCGTCGGGCCGCACGAGCCCTACCTGTCCTACGTCGGCGACGTGCTGCCGAGCCTCGGCGAGGAGGGCGTGCGCACCACCACGCTGCGCCGGATGGTTCCCGAGGGGTCGGCGCTGGTGCCGGAGAAGGACGCCGAGGTGGCCCGGCTCAAGGCGGACGCCCGGATGGTGACGGCGATCGAGCCCGCGGTCGCCCTCTACGAGGAGCCACCCTCGAGGCCCACGCTCGTCGAGACTCCGTACGGCGATGCGGTGATCAGCATCAGCGACTGGGCCGAGGCGCTGTCGGCGGCCGAGGAGGGTGCGCCGCACAACGATGCCCGCGACCAGGTCTGGGAGGCGCTGGTGCGCATCGCGACCGACCGGATCCGGCAGAACACCGGCGACGACCCCGACCGCACCGCCGACCCCGACGCCGACCTCGATGAATGGGGCGACGAGCCCGAGCAGGAGGAGGAGTTCGACGCCTACGGGCTCCACGACGAGGACTCCGTGGATGCGCTGCACGCGGCACTGGAGACCAACCCCGGCCTGCTCGACGCCTTCGGGCAGGTGTGGCCCCGGCTGAGCCCGGCCGACATCGTCGGAGACCTGTGGGAGGTGCCGGCGTTCCTGCGGATGTGTGCCCCGTGGCTCACCCCGGAGGAGATCAAGGCGCTCCAGCGCGACGACGCCCGGGCCTGGACCGACGCCGACCTGCCCCTGCTCGATGCCGCCCACCGGCGTCTCGGCGACCCCGACGCCTCGCGCCGGCGAAGCCGGAAGAAGGCTGCCGCGGCGGCCGACCGGAAGGCGAAGGCCGAGGTGATCTCCGACCTGATCAGCCACGACGACTCCGACATGAAGGTGATGTCGATGCTGCGCGGCCAGGATCTGCGCACCGCGCTCCTCGACGACGCCGTCCGGGAGCCCGACGAGCTCGACCCCTACGCCGGGCCGTTCGCGCACATCGTGGTCGACGAGGCCCAGGAGCTGACCGATGCCGAGTGGCAGATGCTGATCAGCCGGTGCCCTTCACGGAGCATGACCATCGTCGGCGACCGGGCGCAGGCGCGTCACGGGTTCACCGAGTCGTGGGAGGAGCGTCTGCAACGGGTCGGTCTGGACCGCATCGAGATGGCAGGGCTGAGCATCAACTACCGCACCCCCGAGGAGGTCATGGTCGAGGCCGAGCCCGTGATCAGGGCCGCGCTCCCCGACGCCAACGTGCCCACCTCGATCCGTGCCTCCGGGATCCCGGTCGTCCGTGGCGACCTCGCCGATCTCGACGAGATGCTGGCCACCTGGCTCGCCGAGCACGAGGAGGGCATCGCCTGCGTGATCGCCGCAGGCGCGACGGGGCGCGACCAGGACCGGCGCGACCAGGACCGGCGCGACGACGACCGGGTGCGCCACCTCAGCCCCGAGCATGCCAAGGGGCTGGAGTTCGACCTGGTGGTGCTCATCGACCCCGATGCGTACGGCACCGGGATCGAGGGGGCTGTCGACCGCTACGTCGCGATGACGCGAGCGACCCAGCAGCTGGCCATCCTGACGTGAGCCGACCCGACGTGGCTCAGTAGGCCGATGAGCCGGTAGGTCAGTGGGTCTGGGTCGCGGGGAGGTTGTCGGCCTCGCCCTTGTGGGCCTTGGGGATCAGACCCTCCCCGCGGAGCACGCCCGGAAGCAGCACCAGGAGCGAGATGACCACGCCGATGACCACCGGGAGGAGCAGGATGAGCAGGAGCAGGCCGGAGGCGCTCATGTCGTCGGCGACGGGCCAGCCCGCGGGCACGTCGGCGCTGGCGGGGCCGGCGGTAGCAACAGAGGCGACGACGGCGGCGGTGGCGGAGGCGCCGAGGATGCCGGCGCGGCGCAGGATCTGGTTGCTCACGGGGCAGATACTAACCGGCGTACCTCTGGTTTCTCATCTCTGCCCCTCGTCTCGCCGGCCCTGACCTATGCCTACCCGGGGATTGGCCGGGGCGCTTGATCGGCCTGGATACTGGGGACCATGTCCATCCCCTCCAACCCTCCTCTGCTCTCGGTCTCCTGGGCGAAGCTCGGCGAATGGGTGATCGGCATCCCGCTGCGAATCGTCGGCCTGATCGTGCTGGCGTTCGTGCTGCGCTGGATCCTTCACCGGGTGATCGACAAGGTCGTGGTGCGCGCCGTCGACAGCCCAGGTCTCGCCGGCAGGGCCCACAAGGCGGCCGACGCCGGCGATGCCATCGCGGCGTCCTCACGCCGAAGCCAGCGCGCGAAGGCGATCGGGTCGCTGCTGAAGAGCGTCGTCACCGGGGTCCTGGTCGCGATCTTCGCCACCATGATCCTCGACCAGCTCGGCATCAACATCGCCCCGATCATCGCCTCGGCCGGGATCGTCGGTCTGGCGCTCGGTTTCGGTGCTCAGTCGCTCGTCAGGGACTACCTCTCCGGCATGTTCATGATCATCGAGGACCAGTACGGCGTCGGCGACAGCATCGAGGTCAACAACATCAGCGGCACCGTCGAGGCCGTGACCCTGCGGATCACCCGGCTGCGCGCCCTCGACGGCACGGTCTGGTACATCCCCAACGGCGAGATCCTCACCGTCGGAAACCACAGCCAGAACTGGGCCCGCGCCGTCATCGACGTCGGAGTCAGCTACAACGAGGACCTCTCCAAGGTGCAGCGTGTGCTCCGCGAGGTCTCGCACGACCTGTGGGTCGACGACGAGTTCAAGGGCCAGATCATCGAAGAGCCCGAGGTCACCGGTGTCGAGGCGCTGGCGGCCGAGTCGATCACCCTGCGTGTGCTCATCAAGACGCTGCCGCTCAAGCAGTGGGCGATCGCCCGCGAGATGCGTCAGCGGATCAAGGCACGCCTCGACCACGAAGGCATCGAGATGCCCTTCCCGCAGCGGATCATCTGGCACCGCGACGACAAGGTCGCCGCCGCCGCGGAGCAGCAGGCCAACGCCTGACCCACGCTGGTCGAGCCGCGAGCGCCAGCGAGCGCGTCGAGACCAACACAGTCCCGGCGAGCGCCGATGGGACCGTGTTGGTTTCGACACCGGCTCGCTGGCGCTCGCCGGGCTCAACCAGCAGTCCGCCTCAGGCGAGCGCGGCGTCAAGCGTGATCGTGGTGCCGGCCAGCGCCTGGCTGACCGGGCAGCCCGCCTTGGCC
The sequence above is drawn from the Nocardioides albertanoniae genome and encodes:
- a CDS encoding CHAP domain-containing protein, translated to MGKPGGALRRTLVAGAVLLLVGLGVQVIPKLASPAQAGTTMLCSGFSDCRGKGYSTAGYENAWGSMYWRMYAGRNCTNYAAYRMIQTGLPNARPWSGEGNATNWGVALSNLTNRTPSVGAIAWWHSSHPSSSRFGHVAYVERVSSSSITISESNYGSDLSWRKITKGSRNYPTGFIHFNDQRLSVTKRPTVSGTAQVGRSVTVNTGSWKPNPNKIRYQWIVDRKPIPGATNKTYHIPARMAGKQIAAVLTGTRRDYTKAKTMSEILPPIKQGTLSVRKQPRITGAQKVGSTIALGGAYYSPGARIGEIRWYAGKKLIARGKSRFLKVPAAADGKRIGAVLVGVKTGYRPKQSYAFASSLVGGGQAPKPPKPTEPPQMPDGLEQTTDGFVKGGTRLGGLMQVDPGKFSRSVKLSYQWTREGTPISGATTEKYRPTSADVGHRLSVTVVAKSSNGSLTKTYGPSGRVRVKPSVKVIADGGSKQADVVVKVTAPGYAPTGSVKITTNGGRTVTKSLTNGSARVTFVKLPAGEYAVKAAYSGDAVAYWASGGDFTTVQ
- the pepN gene encoding aminopeptidase N gives rise to the protein MPGTNLTRAEATARAAILDVLSYDIDLDLTTGSETFGSTTTITFTSAEPGASTFADLVDAKVDEITLNGVSLDPAVAYADSRIQLDDLAAENVLVVKADCTYSHTGEGLHRFVDPADDRVYLYSQFEVPDARRVYTTFEQPDLKSVFTFHVTASEDWKVVSNSPSPAPKVLSDGLARWDFEPTKKMSTYITALIAGEYHEVQDVYEGKFGTIPLGHYCRQSLIPHLDREEIVKITKQGFEFFEDAFDFPYPFGKYDQLYVPEYNMGAMENAGAVTLRDEYLPRSKQPRSFYDFRASVILHEMAHMWFGDLVTMKWWDDLWLNESFAEWACYHAQTNATEFTDAWTGFTNARKQTGYRQDQLPTTHPIAADNYDLQAVEVNFDMITYAKGASVLKQLVAWVGLEPFLEGLKAYFKEFAFGNSEFKDLLRHLEAASGRELQGWAQEWLQTSGVNTLAPEFTLADDGTYAAFAVRQSAAADYPTLRRHRIGLGLYDLVDGSLVRRDAFEIDVTGELTEVPQLAGVKQPDLLLLNEGDLTYAKIRLDERSLATALESLSALDDSLSRALVWGAAWDMTRDAELKAGDFVELVLANIGQETDAWGVTRIPVFAAQAVGTFSAPANRDALKARWETGLKELLEAAAPGSDHQLTFARTYASAARSETAIADLEALLSGDLTLDGLDVDQDLRWALVTGLAASGTFGEAEIDAELGRDNTISGKEKAAAARTAQPTAEAKEAAWDSVVVRTDVANETARSIVFSFQRGGQDEALAPYVDRYFEAADTLWEHLGTHRASVVLEHIFPKPAASPELLAKADKWLETSPAAPAAKRYVREGRDEVARALAAQERDAQ
- the helR gene encoding RNA polymerase recycling motor ATPase HelR, with the protein product MQAFDLAGRHDAKADPALIADDERHFVAIAQSLEEQVAELNEQLDDVRRRPGGHGQEAMDRDLEVHRIGAQLRMLRRFSLDLCLGRTVADSGDTIYIGRLGLTASDGTRLLVDWRSPAAEPFFAATHGDPRGLLSRRRYRWTNGRITDYWDEVFTAEGLEGHAALDDQSAFIATLGSSRSPQMRDVLGTIQADQDAIVRASSRGALVVDGGPGTGKTVVALHRTAYLLYSDPRLSESRGGVLFVGPHEPYLSYVGDVLPSLGEEGVRTTTLRRMVPEGSALVPEKDAEVARLKADARMVTAIEPAVALYEEPPSRPTLVETPYGDAVISISDWAEALSAAEEGAPHNDARDQVWEALVRIATDRIRQNTGDDPDRTADPDADLDEWGDEPEQEEEFDAYGLHDEDSVDALHAALETNPGLLDAFGQVWPRLSPADIVGDLWEVPAFLRMCAPWLTPEEIKALQRDDARAWTDADLPLLDAAHRRLGDPDASRRRSRKKAAAAADRKAKAEVISDLISHDDSDMKVMSMLRGQDLRTALLDDAVREPDELDPYAGPFAHIVVDEAQELTDAEWQMLISRCPSRSMTIVGDRAQARHGFTESWEERLQRVGLDRIEMAGLSINYRTPEEVMVEAEPVIRAALPDANVPTSIRASGIPVVRGDLADLDEMLATWLAEHEEGIACVIAAGATGRDQDRRDQDRRDDDRVRHLSPEHAKGLEFDLVVLIDPDAYGTGIEGAVDRYVAMTRATQQLAILT
- a CDS encoding mechanosensitive ion channel family protein, with product MSIPSNPPLLSVSWAKLGEWVIGIPLRIVGLIVLAFVLRWILHRVIDKVVVRAVDSPGLAGRAHKAADAGDAIAASSRRSQRAKAIGSLLKSVVTGVLVAIFATMILDQLGINIAPIIASAGIVGLALGFGAQSLVRDYLSGMFMIIEDQYGVGDSIEVNNISGTVEAVTLRITRLRALDGTVWYIPNGEILTVGNHSQNWARAVIDVGVSYNEDLSKVQRVLREVSHDLWVDDEFKGQIIEEPEVTGVEALAAESITLRVLIKTLPLKQWAIAREMRQRIKARLDHEGIEMPFPQRIIWHRDDKVAAAAEQQANA